From a single Dendropsophus ebraccatus isolate aDenEbr1 chromosome 8, aDenEbr1.pat, whole genome shotgun sequence genomic region:
- the LOC138799757 gene encoding E3 ubiquitin-protein ligase RNF170-like: MQLHWSILHGLQGLCRAADYNRALSAGAERGRAAGNLQDSNMISHTFCSPVQTRCCTMDKPEIVPQRNNGGLFTPTQYKETHKSRQTRFHNDLNCPVCLQTATSPVETNCGHLFCGPCLIEYWKHDPWLGAISCPLCRQKVHMLYDDLCEVQQPDKTSKDIRQYNNRFSGKPRPLTDYLYDLPSLIHLALRRIFTMGGLVWIFCLRIVVCSFGAIMCFSSPFAVIPDPLCGILSLIDDLVVIFLLLICMINISEQFRSEGMTIVHTATQSILSES, translated from the exons ATGCAACTGCACTGGAGTATCTTACATGGTCTTCAAGGACTGTGTAGAGCTG CGGATTACAACAGAGCGCTGTCAGCTGGTGCCGAGCGAGGACGTGCAGCCGGAAACCTGCAGGACAGCAACATGATCAGCCACACGTTCTGCAGCCCCGTCCAGACCAG GTGTTGTACAATGGACAAACCAGAGATAGTCCCTCAAAGAAACAACGGTGGTCTATTCACCCCAACACAATATAAA GAGACACATAAAAGCCGCCAGACTCGCTTCCACAATGACCTGAACTGCCCGGTGTGTCTGCAGACGGCGACATCcccagtggagaccaactgcggCCATCTATTCTGCG GTCCATGTCTCATTGAGTATTGGAAGCACGACCCCTGGTTGGGCGCCATCAGCTGTCCCCTCTGCAGACAGAAG GTGCACATGCTCTATGACGATCTTTGTGAAGTTCAGCAGCCGGATAAGACAAGTAAAGACATCAGACAATACAACAATCGCTTCTCTGGGAAACCGCGACCT CTCACAGACTACCTGTACGACCTACCATCACTCATACACCTGGCTCTCAGGAGGATCTTCACTATGGGTGGACTTGTGTGGATCTTCTGTCTCAGGATAGTCGTGTGCTCCTTTGGGGCCATCATGTGCTTCTCTTCTCCATTCGCCGTTATCCCTGACCCTCTCTGCGGAATCCTCAGCCTCATCGATGACCTTGTCGTGATCTTTCTCCTCTTAATCTGTATGATCAACATCTCAGAACAGTTCCGGTCGGAAGGAATGACCATTGTCCACACGGCCACGCAGAGCATCTTGTCAGAGTCTtga